A window of the Xenopus laevis strain J_2021 chromosome 9_10L, Xenopus_laevis_v10.1, whole genome shotgun sequence genome harbors these coding sequences:
- the ndufab1.L gene encoding acyl carrier protein, mitochondrial yields MASRALCVCVRAALRPLPRRSLPALSLAACRSRSTLTRPSTTAPILVPQVSTSLLQLCRQYGDLPPLTLENIAERVLYVLKLYDKIDPEKLSVGSHFMKDLGLDSLDQVEIIMAIEDEFGFEIPDADGEKLMTPQEIVDYIADKKDVYE; encoded by the exons ATGGCTTCCCGtgccctctgtgtgtgtgtccgcGCTGCTCTCCGCCCCCTCCCGCGACGTTCTTTGCCGGCTCTGAGCCTCGCTGCATGCCGGTCACGCTCAACCTTGACACGGCCTTCCACGACTGCTCCTATACTCGTACCCCAG GTTTCCACCTCCTTACTTCAGTTATGCCGCCAGTATGGAGACCTCCCTCCCCTCACGCTGGAGAACATCGCTGAAAGGGTTTTATACGTTTTGAAGTTGTACGACAAGATTGACCCCGAAAAG CTCTCTGTCGGCTCCCATTTCATGAAAGACCTTGGCTTGGACAGTTTGGACCAAGTAGAGATAATCATGGCCATTGAAGATGAGTTTG GCTTTGAAATTCCAGACGCAGACGGAGAGAAGCTGATGACACCGCAGGAGATTGTAGATTACATTGCAGATAAAAAAGATGTCTATGAGTGA